Proteins encoded by one window of Elusimicrobiota bacterium:
- the tatC gene encoding twin-arginine translocase subunit TatC: MSVELVPQDLPDDLPEEKRLPLWDHVGEFRDRLINSAIALFVATACGYFLRFRLWDLAQRPLRVAAPALVAPFTYTDLAEPFISMMRLSFWTSVFVISPYLFYQVWAFVRPALRDRERRMAVTFTAATSVCFVAGAVFAYFVAFPVLANVLLDEAGRAGLRPNLKPTEYLNLFLCVVVGTGVSFEAPVLFYFLARFRLVSARAMIRYWRESTVAILAASAFLTPGDLIATTILFGGVLLGLYFLSTAVVWLVERSRPASSDL; the protein is encoded by the coding sequence GTGAGCGTGGAGCTCGTGCCGCAGGACCTCCCGGACGACCTCCCGGAGGAGAAACGGCTCCCGCTGTGGGACCACGTCGGCGAGTTCCGCGACCGCCTGATCAACAGCGCGATCGCCCTGTTCGTCGCGACCGCCTGCGGCTACTTCCTGCGCTTCCGCCTCTGGGACCTGGCCCAGCGTCCGCTGCGCGTCGCCGCGCCGGCTCTCGTGGCGCCCTTCACCTACACCGACCTGGCCGAGCCGTTCATCTCGATGATGCGCCTGTCCTTCTGGACCTCGGTGTTCGTCATCTCCCCTTACCTCTTCTATCAGGTCTGGGCCTTCGTCCGGCCGGCTCTGCGCGACCGCGAGCGGCGCATGGCCGTGACCTTCACGGCCGCGACGAGCGTGTGCTTCGTCGCGGGCGCCGTGTTCGCCTATTTCGTCGCCTTCCCCGTGCTGGCCAACGTCCTCCTCGACGAGGCCGGCCGGGCCGGCCTGCGCCCCAACCTGAAGCCCACCGAGTACCTGAACCTGTTCCTCTGCGTCGTGGTCGGCACGGGCGTCTCCTTCGAGGCGCCGGTGCTGTTCTACTTCCTCGCCCGCTTCCGGCTGGTGAGCGCGCGCGCGATGATCCGCTACTGGCGCGAGTCCACGGTGGCCATACTCGCCGCCTCGGCCTTCCTCACCCCCGGCGACCTGATCGCGACGACCATCCTGTTCGGCGGCGTCCTGCTCGGCCTGTACTTCCTCTCGACGGCCGTCGTCTGGCTCGTCGAGCGCTCCCGCCCCGCCTCCTCGGACCTCTAG
- a CDS encoding ribonuclease HII, giving the protein MDGRAFDDDARARGRTATLIGVDEAGRGPLAGPVVVAAVSLPKVPSAALRRARDSKQMTPKSRSRLFGVIRSQALSVSVAWAHPRAIDRDNILAATLSAMGRAARRAAARTGEASVLVLVDGPRSIRGFDLPQRTVVDGDAKSLCIAAASVVAKVVRDRWMRRLARLHPGYGFAAHKGYGTKAHLSALAELGPCAAHRLTYEPVARQAVPR; this is encoded by the coding sequence TTGGACGGCCGGGCCTTCGACGACGACGCTCGCGCGCGCGGCCGCACCGCGACGCTGATCGGCGTGGACGAAGCCGGCCGTGGGCCCCTCGCGGGCCCCGTGGTGGTCGCGGCCGTGTCTCTGCCGAAGGTGCCTTCGGCGGCCTTGAGGCGGGCGCGCGACTCGAAACAGATGACCCCGAAGAGCCGATCGCGGCTCTTCGGGGTCATTCGTTCCCAGGCCCTGTCCGTCTCGGTGGCGTGGGCGCATCCCCGGGCGATCGACCGGGACAACATCCTGGCGGCGACCTTGTCCGCGATGGGCCGCGCCGCGCGCCGCGCGGCGGCCCGGACGGGCGAGGCGAGCGTGCTGGTGCTCGTCGACGGCCCCCGGTCCATCCGCGGCTTCGACCTGCCGCAGCGCACGGTCGTCGACGGGGACGCCAAGTCTCTCTGCATCGCCGCGGCCAGCGTCGTCGCGAAGGTCGTGCGCGACCGGTGGATGCGGCGCCTCGCGCGGCTCCATCCCGGCTACGGCTTCGCGGCCCACAAAGGCTACGGGACGAAGGCGCATCTGAGCGCCCTCGCCGAGCTGGGGCCGTGCGCGGCCCATCGCCTGACCTACGAGCCCGTCGCGCGGCAGGCGGTCCCGCGATGA
- a CDS encoding KH domain-containing protein, producing the protein MKDLTLFIVKRLADKPDAVSVEEEQDGDITVLNLIVDESDKGKVIGKQGKVIKAIRALVGVAAQKAGVRAEVDID; encoded by the coding sequence ATGAAGGACCTGACGCTCTTCATCGTCAAGCGCCTGGCCGACAAGCCCGACGCGGTGTCGGTCGAGGAGGAGCAGGACGGGGACATCACCGTCCTGAACCTCATCGTCGACGAAAGCGACAAGGGCAAGGTCATCGGCAAGCAGGGCAAGGTCATCAAGGCGATCCGCGCCCTCGTGGGCGTGGCCGCGCAGAAGGCCGGCGTGCGGGCCGAGGTGGACATCGACTAG
- a CDS encoding methionyl-tRNA formyltransferase has translation MKTIFFGTPETAVPFLRLLAARTEVLAVVSQPDKPAGRGLQTAPTPVKAAALELGLKVLQPAKPSEVAAELKALGADLGVVVAYGRILKTDALSSTRLGLLNAHFSLLPKYRGAAPVQWSLVRGEKRTGVSLFWLDEGMDTGPIQSVVETEIGPDEDAPALLSRLTALGVDLLDPVLTDLAAGKVVRRPQEGVPSAAPLIKREDAAIDLSRKAEDIHNLVRGFRSWPRAALELVSGKVLVLKTSTAEPSDPPATGAPGRVLSVGRNKGILVECSSRSRLWFLEVQPEGKKPLNAAEFANGLRLAAGGLLPLSGKTI, from the coding sequence ATGAAAACGATCTTCTTCGGAACCCCCGAAACCGCCGTTCCGTTCCTGAGGCTTCTCGCCGCCAGGACCGAGGTCCTCGCCGTCGTGTCCCAGCCCGACAAGCCCGCCGGGCGCGGCCTGCAGACGGCGCCGACGCCGGTCAAGGCCGCGGCGCTCGAGCTCGGCCTCAAGGTCCTCCAGCCCGCGAAGCCGTCCGAGGTCGCCGCCGAGCTCAAGGCCTTGGGCGCGGACCTCGGCGTGGTCGTCGCCTACGGCCGCATCCTGAAGACCGACGCGCTCTCGTCGACGCGGCTCGGTCTTCTGAACGCTCATTTCTCGCTGCTGCCGAAATACCGGGGCGCCGCGCCGGTGCAATGGTCGCTCGTCCGCGGCGAGAAGAGGACCGGCGTTTCGCTGTTCTGGCTCGACGAAGGCATGGACACCGGCCCGATCCAGTCGGTCGTCGAGACGGAGATCGGCCCCGATGAAGACGCCCCCGCCCTTCTATCCCGCCTGACGGCCCTCGGCGTCGACCTGCTCGATCCCGTTTTGACCGATCTAGCCGCCGGAAAAGTCGTTCGTCGCCCGCAGGAGGGAGTCCCGAGCGCCGCCCCGCTCATAAAGCGCGAGGACGCGGCCATCGATCTGTCCCGGAAAGCCGAGGATATCCATAATCTGGTCCGGGGCTTCCGCTCCTGGCCCCGCGCCGCCCTGGAGCTGGTCTCCGGCAAGGTCCTGGTGCTCAAAACGAGTACGGCGGAGCCGTCCGACCCTCCCGCGACGGGCGCCCCCGGGCGCGTACTTTCCGTTGGACGAAATAAGGGGATTTTGGTAGAATGTTCGTCCCGCAGCCGTCTGTGGTTCCTCGAAGTACAACCAGAGGGAAAAAAGCCGCTCAACGCTGCTGAATTCGCCAACGGCCTCCGTTTGGCCGCTGGTGGTCTTTTGCCGTTATCCGGAAAAACGATTTGA
- a CDS encoding helix-turn-helix domain-containing protein — translation MEEVAAAAKAAGAWRTWTFDRQGWFIRKYHRLTQAKLAKRSGVSQRRISRIEAGDDVKLSTLRALWRPLGYEPLVIPDALDLPRQSRPFRKGRTMSSKTSSLPARE, via the coding sequence ATGGAAGAGGTGGCTGCGGCGGCGAAAGCCGCCGGCGCCTGGCGTACCTGGACCTTCGACCGCCAGGGCTGGTTCATCAGGAAATATCACCGGCTCACGCAGGCCAAACTGGCGAAACGATCGGGAGTGAGCCAGCGGCGGATCTCCCGCATCGAAGCGGGAGACGACGTCAAATTGAGCACGCTCAGGGCCCTGTGGCGGCCGCTAGGCTATGAGCCTCTCGTCATCCCTGACGCGCTCGACCTGCCGCGCCAGTCGCGCCCGTTCCGGAAGGGGCGGACGATGTCGTCCAAGACATCATCACTGCCGGCGCGGGAGTGA
- the rpsP gene encoding 30S ribosomal protein S16, translating to MVVIRLQRKGKPHQPYYRVVAIEKARGATGKPIEVLGSYNPRVETQGKKVEVDKTRYEYWIGVGAQPSETVRSLVKAAFKAAAAK from the coding sequence ATGGTCGTCATCAGACTGCAGCGCAAAGGCAAGCCGCACCAGCCCTACTACCGCGTCGTCGCCATCGAGAAGGCTCGGGGTGCTACGGGCAAGCCGATCGAAGTGCTCGGCTCCTACAACCCCCGCGTCGAGACGCAGGGCAAGAAGGTCGAAGTCGACAAGACGCGCTACGAGTACTGGATCGGCGTCGGCGCCCAGCCGTCCGAGACCGTCCGCTCCCTCGTCAAGGCGGCGTTCAAGGCGGCGGCGGCCAAGTAA
- a CDS encoding nucleoside monophosphate kinase, with amino-acid sequence MTTRKKLLAVLLATLQVAWSFSWGAYEALAQVVNASAAQAHAGGVPAIPASAVGAFSPVGQTHALPQASLSASFVPGLTPVPVLTPSAALAPAALTPSAMRSAPALQAARPAAARASASALARSAAPALQAAALSAAPRDGVMATVRRDAPVEDSSRAGAESFAALYPEALIEGGRGTLADPVRAPAATARRAVFRFAPVAAAKNDAPLPVETPAAKTPASAKPFWHRPLVRAAAFAGVAVVAALGPLLAANVGVVAAAGSAALSVIGIPQIWKNFKGGKDGVKDLAIASPLIWFAAAALLSVVSIGSGASLWWNLANVAGVVESGVVVGQINWHKRDRKELKATALTALAVLAPLPLIAGAIFMPLSAWLTASFTAAMGLLWVLNWPQIRRNVKIFAREGRAPQGIAPMYPALVVAGSLLHLYAAVMGGDVRWAVNAAIGILTAAIVLSQIYAPKAANSLIGPLVRLVDRLTPGKAAAGPAALKAKAKALIAPLLPAGLSRHAATDGGKAMARALEAARGLPGRSVVFLEAPTAAGKSTLAEGLKTTLGERVKVFPVDRYFKPKAEVPMGPDGQPDFDRPDSLYLDRVADDIRTLLAGGKVELPLNDMATQTTRFDSGEYLTLGADEVLVVDSIYASHDKLIKAAEGAATLNVYLDAPAVIRLARRLRRDRLERGISAETNLKRWPVILQDEKEFILPLKRRADFVVNLIGAEEIGRLADTYGDVLAAEWTAKGEDPALTARFLEGVRSSLLADRSSRALRILITGPPGSGKTTYGKMLARDYGMIHISVGELLRAKAASDPALAAEMSKGELVDSALVRGVVLERLSRPDVQASGFVLDGFPRRPEEIGVIESWMKEGGTIDALVNLKTPEAELQRRIAARGRMDDSPEVFQRRMEIYREETAPVLEHFRKTVKVLETDAAGPDAAANYAGVRELVEQVRSEP; translated from the coding sequence ATGACGACGCGCAAGAAGCTCCTGGCAGTCCTCCTGGCGACGCTTCAAGTCGCGTGGTCCTTCTCGTGGGGCGCCTACGAGGCCTTAGCTCAGGTCGTCAACGCCTCCGCCGCCCAGGCCCACGCCGGCGGGGTCCCCGCCATTCCCGCCTCCGCCGTCGGCGCCTTCTCTCCGGTCGGCCAGACCCACGCTCTCCCTCAGGCGTCGCTTTCCGCCTCCTTCGTCCCCGGCCTCACTCCCGTCCCGGTCCTGACCCCGTCCGCCGCTTTGGCTCCCGCCGCGCTGACCCCCTCGGCCATGCGATCCGCCCCGGCGCTCCAGGCGGCGCGGCCCGCGGCCGCCCGGGCCTCGGCCTCCGCTCTCGCCCGTTCCGCCGCCCCCGCTCTCCAGGCCGCCGCCCTGAGCGCCGCCCCTCGGGACGGCGTGATGGCGACCGTCCGCCGCGACGCCCCCGTCGAGGACTCGAGCCGGGCCGGCGCCGAATCCTTCGCCGCCCTGTACCCCGAGGCGCTGATCGAAGGAGGCAGGGGAACCCTCGCCGATCCCGTCCGCGCCCCCGCCGCGACCGCGCGCCGCGCCGTCTTCCGCTTCGCGCCCGTCGCCGCCGCGAAGAACGACGCGCCGCTTCCCGTCGAGACGCCCGCGGCCAAGACCCCCGCCTCGGCGAAGCCCTTCTGGCACCGGCCGCTCGTCCGCGCCGCGGCCTTCGCGGGCGTGGCCGTCGTCGCCGCCCTCGGCCCCCTCCTCGCCGCGAACGTGGGCGTCGTCGCCGCGGCGGGCAGCGCGGCGCTCAGCGTCATCGGCATCCCGCAGATCTGGAAGAACTTCAAGGGCGGCAAGGACGGGGTCAAGGACCTCGCCATCGCCAGCCCCCTGATCTGGTTCGCCGCCGCCGCCTTGCTGTCCGTCGTGTCCATCGGCTCGGGCGCGAGCCTCTGGTGGAACCTCGCCAACGTCGCCGGCGTCGTCGAGAGCGGCGTCGTCGTCGGCCAGATAAACTGGCACAAGCGCGACCGCAAGGAGCTCAAGGCCACGGCGCTCACCGCGCTGGCGGTGCTGGCGCCTTTGCCCCTGATCGCGGGCGCGATCTTCATGCCCCTGTCGGCCTGGCTGACCGCCTCGTTCACCGCGGCGATGGGCCTGCTGTGGGTGCTGAACTGGCCCCAGATCCGCCGGAACGTCAAGATCTTCGCGCGGGAAGGCCGCGCGCCCCAAGGCATCGCGCCGATGTACCCGGCCCTGGTCGTCGCGGGCAGCCTCCTGCACCTCTACGCGGCCGTGATGGGCGGCGACGTCCGCTGGGCCGTCAACGCCGCCATCGGCATCCTCACCGCGGCCATCGTCCTCTCCCAGATCTACGCGCCGAAGGCGGCCAACTCGCTGATCGGCCCGCTGGTCCGCCTCGTCGACCGCCTGACGCCCGGAAAGGCGGCGGCCGGCCCCGCCGCGCTCAAGGCCAAGGCGAAGGCGCTGATCGCCCCCCTCCTGCCCGCCGGCTTGTCGCGCCACGCCGCGACCGACGGCGGCAAGGCCATGGCGCGCGCCCTCGAGGCGGCCCGCGGCCTTCCCGGCCGCAGCGTCGTGTTCCTGGAGGCCCCGACCGCCGCCGGCAAGTCCACCTTGGCCGAGGGCCTGAAGACGACGCTCGGCGAGCGCGTCAAGGTCTTCCCCGTGGACCGCTACTTCAAGCCCAAGGCCGAGGTCCCCATGGGCCCCGACGGCCAGCCCGACTTCGACCGTCCCGACTCCCTGTATCTCGACCGCGTGGCGGACGACATCCGGACCTTGCTCGCGGGCGGCAAGGTCGAGCTGCCGCTCAACGACATGGCGACGCAGACCACGCGCTTCGACAGCGGCGAGTACCTGACGCTCGGGGCCGACGAGGTCCTCGTCGTGGACTCGATCTACGCCTCGCACGACAAGCTCATCAAGGCCGCGGAGGGTGCTGCGACCCTCAACGTCTATCTCGACGCTCCCGCCGTCATCCGCCTCGCCCGCCGCCTGCGCCGCGACCGCCTGGAGCGCGGTATTTCCGCAGAAACGAATCTCAAACGATGGCCCGTGATCCTCCAGGACGAGAAGGAGTTCATCCTCCCGCTCAAGCGGCGCGCCGACTTCGTCGTCAACCTGATCGGCGCCGAGGAGATCGGAAGGCTCGCCGACACCTACGGCGACGTCCTGGCGGCCGAGTGGACCGCGAAGGGCGAGGATCCGGCGCTGACCGCCCGCTTCCTCGAGGGCGTCCGCTCCTCCCTGCTGGCCGACCGGAGCTCCCGGGCGCTGCGCATCCTCATCACGGGGCCCCCCGGCTCGGGCAAGACCACTTATGGGAAGATGCTGGCCCGCGACTACGGCATGATCCATATCTCCGTCGGCGAGCTGCTCCGCGCGAAGGCCGCCTCCGACCCGGCGCTCGCCGCCGAGATGTCCAAGGGAGAGCTCGTGGACTCGGCGCTCGTGCGCGGCGTGGTCCTGGAGCGCCTCTCCCGCCCCGACGTGCAGGCCTCCGGCTTCGTCCTCGACGGCTTCCCCCGCCGCCCCGAGGAGATCGGCGTCATCGAGTCCTGGATGAAGGAAGGCGGCACGATCGACGCGCTGGTCAACCTCAAGACGCCCGAGGCCGAGCTCCAGCGCCGCATCGCGGCCCGCGGCCGCATGGACGACAGCCCCGAGGTGTTTCAGCGCCGCATGGAGATCTACCGCGAGGAGACCGCCCCCGTCCTCGAGCACTTCCGCAAGACCGTGAAGGTGCTCGAGACCGACGCCGCCGGCCCCGACGCCGCGGCGAACTACGCCGGCGTGCGCGAGCTCGTCGAGCAGGTCCGGTCCGAGCCGTAA
- a CDS encoding PASTA domain-containing protein — protein sequence MTTKAAEVRTLEVAAVAAALLVFAYFVLNWGLEGVIHTRRTQTVPDLKSRSIAAALDQLAPLNLGLRKTGVEFDASVPISSVLRQDPPAGTVVREGKTIKVIVSQGGQTVLAPAVVGLPLRNAEMMLRQSQLALGEVSESYSLKQEKGLVLSQDPKAEASVERDALVNLVVSGGAPPGGVSLMPDFLRKNVDEAQSWAAGAGVKLDIKTDASSLFPNGTVMTQTPAADTVLSPDAKVHLLVSGRKGAAPTVAAKTFKYELPQSGSESQVRVVVVDKYGERELFNGVRKPGTKIEVPVQETGGARVKIYMNGILVEERDL from the coding sequence TTGACCACGAAAGCCGCCGAAGTCAGAACGCTCGAAGTCGCCGCCGTCGCGGCGGCTCTCCTCGTGTTCGCCTACTTCGTCCTGAACTGGGGCCTCGAGGGCGTCATCCACACCCGCCGCACGCAGACCGTCCCCGACCTGAAGAGCCGCTCGATCGCCGCCGCGCTGGATCAACTGGCGCCGCTGAACCTGGGCCTGCGCAAGACGGGCGTCGAGTTCGACGCGTCGGTGCCGATCTCCTCCGTGCTCCGCCAGGATCCTCCCGCGGGCACCGTCGTGCGCGAGGGCAAGACGATCAAGGTGATCGTCAGCCAGGGCGGCCAGACCGTGCTGGCGCCCGCGGTCGTCGGCCTGCCCCTGCGCAACGCCGAGATGATGCTGCGCCAGTCCCAGCTCGCCCTCGGCGAGGTCAGCGAGTCCTACTCGCTCAAGCAGGAGAAGGGCCTGGTCCTCTCCCAGGACCCGAAGGCCGAGGCCAGCGTCGAGCGCGACGCCCTCGTCAACCTCGTGGTCTCCGGCGGCGCTCCCCCGGGGGGCGTTTCTTTGATGCCGGACTTCCTGCGCAAGAACGTCGACGAGGCGCAGTCGTGGGCCGCCGGCGCCGGCGTCAAGCTCGACATCAAGACCGACGCCTCCTCCCTTTTCCCCAACGGCACCGTGATGACCCAGACCCCGGCGGCCGACACCGTGCTCTCCCCCGACGCGAAGGTCCACCTCCTCGTCAGCGGCCGCAAGGGCGCGGCGCCGACCGTGGCCGCGAAGACCTTCAAGTACGAGCTCCCCCAGAGCGGCTCCGAGAGCCAGGTGCGCGTCGTCGTCGTCGACAAGTACGGCGAGCGCGAGCTCTTCAACGGCGTGCGCAAGCCCGGCACGAAGATCGAGGTCCCCGTGCAGGAGACCGGCGGGGCGCGGGTCAAGATCTACATGAACGGCATCCTGGTCGAGGAAAGGGACCTGTGA
- the rplS gene encoding 50S ribosomal protein L19 has product MMAAMDEKKKVPDFRPGDTVKVHMKVKEGESERVQVFEGAVIVRRGRGASENFTVRKISFGVGVERTFLISSPHIEKIELVREGKVRRARLYYLRDLTGRSARIEDREGVQAPAAPAKPEAPKAEAPKKVEAPKAPKAKDAPAVAK; this is encoded by the coding sequence ATGATGGCTGCAATGGATGAGAAGAAGAAGGTCCCGGATTTCCGTCCCGGAGACACCGTCAAGGTGCACATGAAGGTCAAGGAAGGCGAGTCCGAGCGCGTCCAGGTGTTCGAGGGCGCGGTCATCGTGCGCCGCGGCCGCGGCGCGAGCGAGAACTTCACCGTTCGGAAGATCTCCTTCGGCGTGGGCGTGGAGCGGACGTTCCTGATCTCGTCTCCCCACATCGAGAAGATCGAGCTCGTGCGCGAAGGCAAGGTCCGCCGCGCCCGCCTCTACTATCTCCGCGACCTGACCGGCCGCTCGGCCCGCATCGAGGACCGCGAGGGCGTTCAGGCCCCCGCGGCCCCGGCGAAGCCCGAGGCTCCCAAGGCCGAGGCCCCCAAGAAGGTCGAAGCGCCCAAGGCCCCGAAGGCCAAGGACGCCCCCGCCGTCGCCAAGTAA
- the trmD gene encoding tRNA (guanosine(37)-N1)-methyltransferase TrmD: MRIDFVTLFPGMFPSVMDASMMARAQEKGLVTWGCVNPRDFTTDKHHKVDDRPFGGGPGMLMMAEPLEKAIKSIKTKNSKIVLLSPQGKTFNDKTALRFSREEHLILVCGHYEGIDERLMPLFHEEVSVGDYVLTGGELPSMLVADAVARLVPGVLKKEDAAVSESFTDGLLDFPQYTRPRVWKGREVPEVLFSGDHAKIAQWRRDAAAKATKRKRPDLIERAK; encoded by the coding sequence ATGAGGATCGACTTCGTGACGTTGTTCCCCGGCATGTTCCCGTCCGTCATGGACGCGAGCATGATGGCGCGCGCCCAGGAGAAGGGGCTCGTGACTTGGGGCTGCGTGAATCCGCGGGATTTCACGACGGACAAGCATCACAAGGTCGACGATCGTCCCTTCGGGGGCGGGCCGGGCATGCTCATGATGGCTGAACCCTTGGAAAAGGCGATCAAGAGCATAAAGACGAAGAATTCGAAGATCGTGCTGCTGTCCCCGCAAGGAAAGACTTTCAACGACAAAACGGCGTTGAGATTTTCACGGGAAGAGCACCTTATTCTCGTCTGCGGGCACTACGAAGGCATAGACGAAAGGCTGATGCCGCTGTTTCATGAAGAAGTATCGGTCGGCGATTACGTATTGACCGGCGGCGAATTGCCGTCTATGCTCGTCGCCGACGCCGTGGCGCGCCTCGTCCCGGGCGTGCTCAAGAAGGAAGACGCGGCCGTCTCCGAGTCGTTCACGGACGGCCTGCTCGATTTCCCGCAGTACACCCGTCCCCGCGTTTGGAAGGGACGGGAGGTCCCGGAGGTCCTTTTCTCCGGAGACCACGCGAAGATCGCCCAGTGGCGTCGTGACGCCGCCGCGAAGGCGACCAAGCGAAAGCGTCCCGATCTGATCGAACGGGCGAAATAA
- a CDS encoding YraN family protein, whose protein sequence is MSGRAETGRAAEDAAAELLRAKGMTVVERNFRAKVGEIDLVARDKDEIVFVEVRARASSSFGGAAASVGGAKRRKLIKAAQLWLQARAWTGPCRFDVVALDAGTASHIPAAFDGSGR, encoded by the coding sequence ATGAGCGGCCGCGCCGAGACGGGCCGGGCGGCGGAGGACGCGGCGGCGGAGCTGCTGCGCGCCAAGGGCATGACCGTCGTCGAGCGCAACTTCCGCGCGAAGGTCGGCGAGATCGACCTCGTGGCGCGGGACAAGGACGAGATCGTCTTCGTCGAGGTCCGCGCCCGCGCGTCGTCGTCCTTCGGGGGCGCGGCCGCCTCCGTCGGCGGCGCCAAGCGCCGCAAGCTGATCAAGGCGGCGCAGCTGTGGCTGCAGGCCCGGGCGTGGACCGGCCCGTGCCGCTTCGACGTCGTCGCCCTCGACGCGGGAACGGCGTCGCACATCCCCGCCGCGTTCGACGGGAGCGGCCGGTGA
- a CDS encoding FAD-dependent oxidoreductase produces the protein MSTVGTPQRPLCVAVIGAGPSGFYAAEALLKAPGLTVRVDLYDRLPTPFGLVRGGVAPDHQKIKSVTAVYEKVAMDPRLRFFGGVRLGTDVKIEDLRARYDQIVYAVGCESDRKMGIPGEELGGSFSATEFVGWYNGHPDHRHRTFDLSCEDVAVVGIGNVAMDVTRLLACDPERLAKTDIADYALEALRKSKVKTVWLLGRRGPAEAAYSPVEIEEFGKLEGCDLVIKPEEAVVTEVSRLDTADANDKKKVAYVQEHAKKGEGAQARKIRLRYCVSPVELIGEDGRIKAVKLEKNKLVDDGKGGAKCVGIKEYETIPAGLILRSVGYRGIPIPGVAFDEKSGHIPHADGRVVVAGAHLPGEYVVGWAKRGPSGLIGTNRADSVLTVQSMLADLKDGKLPSGPVDVAPESAVKLLSSRGVSVVNYQQWKKIDELERSRGAAQGKIREKFTKIEDMVAALSVAA, from the coding sequence ATGAGCACTGTCGGCACCCCTCAACGACCCCTGTGCGTCGCCGTCATCGGCGCCGGTCCCTCCGGCTTCTACGCCGCCGAGGCGCTCCTCAAAGCCCCCGGCCTGACGGTCCGCGTGGACCTCTATGACCGCCTGCCCACCCCGTTCGGGCTGGTGCGCGGAGGCGTGGCCCCGGACCATCAGAAGATCAAGTCCGTGACCGCCGTCTACGAGAAGGTCGCGATGGACCCGCGCCTGCGCTTCTTCGGAGGCGTGCGCCTGGGGACCGACGTCAAGATCGAGGACCTGCGCGCGCGCTACGACCAGATCGTCTACGCGGTCGGCTGCGAGAGCGACCGGAAGATGGGCATACCGGGCGAGGAGCTGGGCGGCTCCTTCTCGGCGACGGAGTTCGTGGGCTGGTACAACGGCCATCCGGACCACCGCCACCGGACCTTCGACCTGTCCTGCGAGGACGTCGCGGTCGTCGGCATCGGCAACGTCGCGATGGACGTGACCCGGCTGCTGGCCTGCGATCCCGAGAGGCTCGCCAAGACCGACATCGCGGACTACGCGCTCGAGGCCCTGCGCAAGAGCAAGGTCAAGACCGTGTGGCTGCTCGGACGCCGCGGGCCCGCGGAAGCCGCGTACTCGCCCGTCGAGATCGAGGAGTTCGGCAAGCTCGAGGGCTGCGACCTCGTCATCAAGCCCGAGGAGGCGGTCGTCACCGAGGTCTCCCGGCTCGACACCGCCGACGCCAACGACAAGAAGAAGGTCGCCTACGTCCAGGAGCACGCCAAGAAGGGCGAGGGCGCGCAGGCCCGCAAGATCCGCCTGCGCTACTGCGTCTCTCCCGTCGAGCTCATCGGCGAGGACGGCAGGATCAAGGCCGTCAAGCTAGAGAAGAACAAGCTCGTCGACGACGGCAAGGGCGGCGCCAAGTGCGTGGGGATCAAGGAGTACGAGACGATCCCCGCCGGCCTGATCCTGCGCTCCGTCGGCTACCGCGGCATCCCGATCCCCGGGGTGGCGTTCGACGAGAAGTCGGGCCACATCCCGCACGCGGACGGCCGGGTCGTCGTCGCCGGCGCCCACCTGCCGGGGGAGTACGTCGTGGGCTGGGCCAAGCGGGGCCCGTCGGGCCTCATCGGGACCAACCGCGCGGACTCGGTGCTGACCGTGCAGTCGATGCTCGCGGACCTGAAGGACGGCAAGCTGCCCTCCGGGCCCGTCGACGTCGCGCCGGAATCCGCGGTCAAGCTGCTGTCGTCCCGCGGCGTGTCGGTCGTCAATTACCAGCAGTGGAAGAAGATCGACGAGCTGGAGCGCAGCCGCGGCGCCGCGCAGGGCAAGATCCGGGAGAAGTTCACCAAGATCGAGGACATGGTCGCGGCGCTGAGCGTCGCCGCCTGA
- the rpe gene encoding ribulose-phosphate 3-epimerase, which translates to MPSLLAGDLARLGDQLDQVKAAGCHWLSIDVMDGHFVPNLSFGPDFVKLAKRKGFYVDTHLMVTNPLQVAPWFVEAGTDILTAHIEAVEDGPSALKAIRALGVKAGLAVKPKTPVDGLVAALEFCDLALVMTVEPGFGGQTFMPDMMPKVAALRAAIDKNDSNCWIQVDGGVNAVNIAQCAAAGADSLVAGSAVFAAKDPAAAFRELELKARAAFKPQQQP; encoded by the coding sequence GTGCCTTCTCTCCTGGCCGGGGATCTCGCGCGCTTGGGCGACCAGCTCGACCAGGTGAAGGCCGCGGGCTGTCATTGGCTCTCCATCGACGTGATGGACGGTCATTTCGTCCCCAATCTGAGCTTCGGGCCCGATTTCGTCAAGCTCGCCAAGAGGAAAGGCTTTTACGTCGACACCCATCTGATGGTGACGAACCCCCTCCAGGTCGCGCCGTGGTTCGTCGAGGCCGGCACGGACATCCTGACCGCGCATATCGAGGCCGTCGAGGACGGCCCCTCGGCGTTGAAGGCGATCCGCGCCCTCGGCGTGAAGGCCGGCCTCGCCGTGAAGCCCAAGACCCCGGTCGACGGCCTGGTCGCCGCGCTGGAGTTCTGCGACCTCGCCTTGGTCATGACCGTCGAGCCCGGCTTCGGCGGGCAGACATTCATGCCCGACATGATGCCCAAGGTCGCCGCGCTCCGCGCCGCGATCGACAAGAACGATTCGAACTGCTGGATCCAGGTCGACGGCGGAGTCAACGCCGTCAACATCGCGCAGTGCGCCGCCGCCGGGGCCGACAGCCTCGTCGCCGGCTCGGCCGTCTTCGCCGCCAAGGATCCCGCCGCCGCCTTTCGGGAGCTCGAGCTCAAAGCCCGGGCCGCTTTTAAACCTCAGCAACAGCCGTAA